A region of Nitrospinota bacterium DNA encodes the following proteins:
- a CDS encoding type II toxin-antitoxin system Phd/YefM family antitoxin, with amino-acid sequence MKTARATDIKTGFGQCLDTSMAEPVLIEKNGRPVAVMMSITDYGRLSAMEDEYWAMRAASAEKSGYIGEKAATSLLRSR; translated from the coding sequence GTGAAAACAGCCAGGGCTACCGACATTAAAACCGGGTTCGGGCAGTGTCTGGACACGTCCATGGCCGAACCGGTGCTTATAGAGAAGAACGGCAGACCCGTGGCGGTGATGATGTCCATAACCGATTATGGGCGCCTTTCGGCCATGGAGGATGAATATTGGGCCATGCGGGCCGCTTCCGCTGAGAAAAGCGGTTATATCGGGGAAAAAGCCGCCACCAGCCTGCTACGCTCCCGGTAG
- a CDS encoding P-II family nitrogen regulator, producing MKKIEAIIKPFKLDEVKDILNDIGVHGLTVTEVKGFGRQKGHTELYRGAEYVVDFLPKIKLEIVVNDDMVEDVVNAVSKAAHTGRIGDGKIFVIPVEEAVRIRTGERGDAAI from the coding sequence GTGAAAAAAATAGAAGCCATCATCAAGCCCTTCAAGCTGGACGAAGTAAAAGACATCCTAAACGACATAGGCGTGCATGGCCTTACTGTCACCGAGGTAAAAGGTTTCGGGCGCCAGAAGGGGCATACGGAATTATACCGGGGCGCCGAATATGTGGTGGATTTCCTGCCCAAGATAAAGCTTGAGATAGTGGTGAACGACGACATGGTGGAGGACGTGGTGAACGCTGTGTCCAAAGCCGCCCACACAGGCAGAATAGGGGACGGCAAGATTTTCGTTATCCCGGTGGAAGAAGCGGTTCGCATCCGCACCGGCGAACGGGGCGACGCGGCTATTTGA
- the serA gene encoding phosphoglycerate dehydrogenase encodes MVTSFPKNKISVLLLENIHEAAIDAFRNEQFQVEALPGALDVAALKEKIASAHIIGIRSKTRIPAEAFQSARRLLAVGAFCIGTNQIDLGAAQEMGVPVFNAPFSNTRSVAELIISHCISLMRRIPEKDRATHQGLWLKSAEGCREVRGKTLGIIGYGHIGSQVSVLAESMGMKVIFFDILDKLALGNAHRCRNLKELLTASDIVTLHVPATPQTAGMFNRERVGQMKKGAYLINYSRGNVVDIEALADALRSGALAGAAIDVFPEEPKAKGDVFKSPLQGLENVILTPHIGGSTLEAQENIGYEVSSKLIKFINNGSTTSAVNVPEVELPIHEGKHRILHLHKNAPGVLQRINSYFAERNVNVLAQYLMTDPKIGYLVMDVSRKVGNTWIEDLRKMPGTIKARILY; translated from the coding sequence ATGGTGACGTCGTTTCCCAAAAACAAGATATCCGTTCTCCTTCTGGAAAACATCCACGAAGCCGCCATTGACGCTTTTCGCAATGAGCAGTTCCAGGTGGAAGCCTTGCCCGGCGCGCTGGACGTGGCGGCGCTCAAGGAGAAAATAGCCAGCGCCCACATAATCGGCATCCGCTCCAAGACCAGGATCCCGGCGGAGGCGTTCCAGTCCGCCCGCCGCCTGCTGGCGGTGGGGGCTTTCTGCATCGGCACCAACCAGATAGACCTCGGAGCCGCCCAGGAGATGGGCGTTCCCGTGTTCAACGCGCCGTTTTCCAACACCCGGTCGGTGGCGGAGCTTATCATTAGCCACTGTATTTCCCTCATGCGCCGCATCCCTGAAAAAGACAGGGCCACCCACCAGGGGCTTTGGCTGAAAAGCGCCGAGGGGTGCCGCGAGGTTCGCGGGAAAACGCTGGGCATTATCGGTTACGGCCATATCGGCTCCCAGGTGAGCGTGCTGGCGGAATCCATGGGAATGAAGGTCATTTTCTTCGACATCCTCGACAAGCTGGCGCTGGGCAACGCCCACAGGTGCCGCAACCTCAAGGAGCTTCTAACCGCTTCGGACATAGTAACCCTTCACGTGCCCGCCACGCCGCAAACCGCTGGCATGTTCAACCGGGAGCGGGTTGGGCAGATGAAGAAAGGCGCTTACCTTATAAACTACAGCCGGGGCAACGTGGTGGACATAGAGGCGCTGGCGGACGCCTTAAGGTCCGGCGCCCTGGCAGGCGCGGCAATAGACGTGTTCCCGGAAGAGCCCAAGGCCAAGGGCGATGTATTCAAGTCACCGTTACAGGGGCTGGAGAACGTGATCCTCACCCCCCACATCGGCGGCTCCACCCTGGAGGCGCAGGAGAACATCGGTTACGAGGTTTCCTCCAAGCTCATAAAGTTCATCAACAACGGCTCCACCACATCGGCGGTGAACGTGCCGGAGGTGGAACTTCCCATCCACGAGGGGAAACACCGCATACTCCACCTGCACAAGAACGCGCCCGGAGTGTTGCAGAGGATTAACTCCTACTTCGCCGAACGCAACGTGAACGTGCTGGCCCAGTACCTTATGACCGACCCCAAGATAGGCTATCTTGTGATGGACGTGTCCAGGAAGGTGGGGAACACGTGGATAGAAGACCTGCGGAAAATGCCCGGTACCATAAAGGCCCGCATTCTTTACTGA
- a CDS encoding YhcH/YjgK/YiaL family protein, whose translation MIFGQLDRVEKGSPMPDERLRGGFLFLLSADLILLPEGKHDIGGGMRAIVETYPTAPANSKRFEAHRDNIDIQLVVTGLERMDCAFTNTLSISQKYDPSRDVMFFEPPGIYTSISVVPGNFAVFYPSDAHRPGVILGDSPARVKKVVIKVPAGG comes from the coding sequence ATGATATTCGGCCAGCTGGACCGCGTCGAAAAAGGCTCGCCAATGCCGGACGAGCGCCTGCGCGGCGGATTCCTGTTCTTGCTGTCCGCGGATTTAATCCTGCTCCCCGAAGGCAAGCACGACATTGGCGGCGGCATGCGCGCCATCGTGGAAACATACCCCACCGCCCCGGCCAACTCCAAACGGTTCGAGGCGCACCGGGATAATATAGACATCCAGCTTGTTGTAACCGGCCTGGAGCGGATGGATTGCGCCTTCACAAACACCCTGTCCATATCGCAAAAGTATGACCCCTCGCGGGACGTGATGTTCTTCGAGCCGCCCGGAATTTACACGTCCATCTCTGTGGTTCCCGGAAACTTCGCGGTGTTTTACCCGAGCGACGCGCACCGCCCCGGCGTTATTTTGGGCGATAGCCCGGCGCGGGTGAAAAAAGTGGTGATAAAAGTTCCGGCGGGCGGGTAG
- a CDS encoding DUF2905 domain-containing protein, with product MSRLLIFLGLAILVLGISWPLIQKLGLGRLPGDIVVERENFTFHFPVATMILVSVAVSLLLNLFFRFFGK from the coding sequence ATGTCTCGGCTCCTTATTTTTCTTGGGCTGGCAATCCTGGTTTTGGGTATATCATGGCCCTTGATCCAGAAACTGGGGCTGGGCAGACTGCCCGGGGACATAGTGGTGGAGCGGGAAAATTTCACGTTTCACTTCCCCGTAGCCACCATGATACTGGTTAGCGTGGCCGTATCTTTATTGTTAAACCTGTTCTTCAGGTTCTTTGGGAAATAA
- a CDS encoding transporter substrate-binding domain-containing protein, which translates to MRHPVWLKYTFAVCVIALCASQSWAQGAKPSADSESVVAVIPFDSPPTYFKDPLTGKASGFAVDVMDKIALGAGLTVDYIFASDWKEVTAKILSGEARVAPGMGLSPERQERLAFTNLIDAFPVSFFVRAQNDDMNLPNGSYTVGSIKGSVAYENLKKYPNLRLETYDSFQHGLFDLLAGKIDSFACPGPTLLQLARESGVEDKIKVVGKPLAEIKRAIALRKDEPHLLQRLNASIEDFVGHDEYQAIYIKWYGKPTPYWTPQRIGLASVVVLLLMGAAMFLWRHLSLLHLNRELLSEIEKRRQAEEEITRLNENLEHKVAQRTGELAVSNQKLMLVNKEMEEFAYAASHDLQEPLRTISSYTHFLKGDLGGELSKKALDDIYFVEDASKRLMLMVQNLLQLSRAGRVELHMARIELNETMGKVAKELESRIQQTKGKVEWDTLPVVFADGESIHRLLQNIVGNALKFHGEAAPVVKISAQRQGEFWELTVEDNGIGIDPEYAEMVFVPFKRLHSVASYEGSGIGLSICRKTVERHGGRIWVESQPGKGSRFKFTLPAAE; encoded by the coding sequence ATGAGACATCCGGTTTGGTTGAAGTACACCTTTGCCGTTTGCGTCATTGCCCTCTGCGCCAGCCAGTCCTGGGCGCAGGGCGCAAAACCGTCCGCCGACTCGGAGAGTGTGGTGGCGGTGATCCCTTTTGATTCTCCCCCCACATACTTCAAAGATCCGCTGACGGGCAAAGCATCGGGTTTCGCCGTGGATGTGATGGACAAGATCGCCCTGGGGGCGGGGCTGACAGTGGATTACATCTTCGCCAGCGACTGGAAGGAAGTGACTGCCAAAATATTGAGCGGTGAGGCGCGGGTGGCCCCGGGCATGGGGTTAAGTCCAGAGCGGCAGGAGCGGCTGGCCTTCACAAACCTGATAGACGCTTTCCCTGTCTCGTTTTTCGTGCGAGCCCAGAACGATGACATGAACCTGCCCAATGGCAGTTACACGGTTGGGTCGATAAAGGGAAGCGTGGCTTACGAGAACCTGAAAAAATATCCAAACCTGCGGCTGGAGACGTATGACAGTTTCCAGCACGGCTTGTTCGACCTGCTGGCGGGAAAGATAGACAGTTTCGCGTGTCCCGGCCCCACGCTCCTTCAACTGGCGCGGGAGTCCGGCGTGGAGGACAAGATCAAGGTTGTCGGCAAACCCCTGGCCGAAATTAAAAGGGCCATAGCCCTTCGCAAGGATGAGCCCCATCTGCTCCAGCGGCTCAACGCCTCCATCGAGGATTTCGTGGGGCATGACGAGTACCAGGCCATTTACATCAAGTGGTATGGCAAACCAACGCCTTACTGGACGCCGCAAAGGATAGGCTTGGCCAGCGTGGTGGTGTTGCTGTTGATGGGCGCGGCCATGTTCCTGTGGCGTCACCTTTCGCTACTTCATCTGAACCGTGAACTCCTGTCCGAGATAGAAAAACGCAGGCAGGCCGAGGAGGAAATAACGCGGCTGAACGAAAACCTTGAACATAAAGTGGCGCAACGCACCGGGGAGCTGGCCGTTTCCAACCAGAAGCTTATGCTGGTAAACAAGGAGATGGAGGAGTTCGCCTACGCCGCCAGCCACGACCTGCAGGAGCCCCTGCGGACGATTTCCAGTTACACCCATTTTCTAAAAGGCGATTTGGGGGGAGAGTTGTCCAAGAAGGCGCTGGACGACATCTATTTTGTGGAAGACGCGTCCAAACGCCTGATGTTGATGGTGCAGAACCTGCTCCAGCTCTCCCGCGCCGGGCGCGTGGAGCTTCATATGGCCCGCATAGAATTAAACGAGACAATGGGCAAGGTGGCGAAGGAACTGGAGTCTCGCATCCAGCAAACGAAAGGCAAAGTGGAGTGGGATACGTTGCCGGTGGTATTCGCCGATGGCGAATCCATCCACCGCCTGCTTCAGAACATAGTGGGCAACGCGTTAAAGTTCCATGGCGAGGCGGCTCCGGTGGTAAAAATATCCGCCCAACGGCAGGGCGAGTTCTGGGAGCTCACCGTGGAGGACAACGGCATAGGCATAGATCCGGAATATGCGGAAATGGTGTTTGTCCCGTTCAAACGCCTGCACAGCGTGGCCAGTTACGAAGGTAGCGGCATCGGGCTTTCCATATGCCGGAAAACCGTGGAGAGGCACGGCGGCAGGATATGGGTGGAGTCGCAACCGGGGAAGGGGAGCCGGTTCAAGTTTACCCTGCCAGCGGCGGAGTGA
- a CDS encoding Nif3-like dinuclear metal center hexameric protein, with amino-acid sequence MADLHEITSYLDEYLEAKSINDYGPQGLQVEGGAEVKKIATGVSACMELFQLACEWGAGAILVHHGMFWDSEPRVVKGSLKERLKFLLENRISLIGYHLPLDRHPEVGNNIQLVKRLGLGGEEPFGLYKGKTIGYLARTGKTQSVAEFMDTVKREINRDARIHAFGPGSIGRVAICSGGGQDTLREAIARKADALLTGEESEWVYHLAREEGIHYIAAGHHATERFGVMALGDAVAKKFGVEVKFIDVFNPI; translated from the coding sequence ATGGCGGACCTTCACGAGATCACCTCTTACCTGGACGAGTATCTGGAAGCTAAATCCATAAATGACTACGGCCCGCAGGGTTTGCAGGTGGAAGGGGGCGCCGAAGTTAAAAAAATCGCCACTGGCGTTTCGGCGTGCATGGAACTTTTCCAGCTGGCCTGTGAGTGGGGGGCCGGGGCGATCCTGGTACATCACGGCATGTTCTGGGATTCGGAACCCCGGGTGGTGAAGGGTAGCCTGAAAGAACGTTTAAAATTCCTGCTGGAGAACCGCATCTCCCTTATCGGCTATCATCTGCCGCTGGACAGGCATCCGGAAGTGGGCAACAACATACAGCTTGTGAAGCGGTTGGGATTGGGCGGCGAGGAGCCTTTCGGCCTGTACAAGGGGAAAACCATTGGTTACCTGGCCCGGACGGGCAAGACCCAGTCGGTGGCGGAGTTTATGGATACGGTCAAGCGGGAGATAAACCGTGACGCAAGGATCCACGCCTTCGGGCCGGGAAGTATTGGGCGGGTGGCCATTTGCTCCGGCGGCGGGCAGGACACGTTGCGGGAAGCCATCGCAAGGAAAGCCGACGCGCTATTGACCGGCGAGGAGAGCGAATGGGTGTATCACCTGGCCCGGGAGGAGGGCATACATTACATCGCCGCCGGTCATCACGCAACCGAGCGCTTCGGCGTGATGGCGCTGGGGGACGCGGTGGCGAAAAAGTTCGGGGTGGAGGTTAAGTTTATAGACGTGTTCAACCCGATTTGA
- a CDS encoding ComF family protein, whose amino-acid sequence MAISGLWRQALAPVWRLFPPRCVSCGGQELSTLCPELCDACLRDIEYPPHNICSTCAKPLEFEYELETLETYQCGECLENPPKYEKLRFGLMYGGPAREMIHAFKFSARPYLWKSLAKLGEERLAPFFVETPGAVVVPVPLHPWKLFKRGYNPAYLLARHYADMAGLAMADGALKRVRNTRHQYGLTIKERAENVRGVFILRDARKLKGRTVILFDDIHTTGATVNECVKAILKAKPESVRVATLLWAR is encoded by the coding sequence ATGGCCATAAGCGGGTTGTGGAGGCAGGCGCTGGCGCCGGTGTGGCGGCTGTTCCCGCCACGGTGCGTGTCCTGCGGGGGCCAGGAGTTATCCACTCTATGCCCGGAACTGTGCGACGCATGTTTGCGGGACATAGAGTACCCGCCGCATAACATTTGCTCCACCTGCGCCAAACCGCTGGAGTTCGAGTACGAGCTGGAGACGCTGGAAACGTACCAGTGCGGAGAATGTCTGGAAAACCCGCCCAAGTATGAAAAACTGCGGTTCGGGCTTATGTATGGCGGCCCGGCGCGGGAGATGATCCACGCGTTCAAGTTTTCCGCCCGGCCATATTTGTGGAAGAGCCTGGCGAAGCTGGGCGAAGAGCGGCTGGCGCCGTTTTTCGTCGAGACCCCAGGCGCCGTGGTGGTTCCCGTGCCGTTACACCCGTGGAAACTTTTCAAACGCGGCTATAACCCGGCCTATCTGCTGGCCCGTCATTACGCCGATATGGCCGGGCTTGCCATGGCCGACGGCGCCTTAAAACGGGTCAGGAACACCCGGCACCAATATGGGTTGACGATAAAGGAGCGGGCGGAGAATGTTAGAGGCGTTTTCATCTTGAGAGACGCCCGCAAGTTGAAAGGGCGCACGGTGATATTGTTCGACGACATCCACACCACCGGCGCCACCGTGAACGAATGCGTGAAAGCGATACTGAAAGCCAAACCCGAAAGCGTAAGGGTGGCCACGTTACTGTGGGCGAGGTGA
- a CDS encoding nucleotide pyrophosphohydrolase produces MKDIQAQLRKFASEREWGKFHSPKNLAMALAVEAAEILEHFQWLTEEESAKLPPNKLAEVKDEIGDTFIYLVNLADKLGVDVKQAAREKIVKNAMKYPVEKARGRAVKHDRLDTPENVIDRR; encoded by the coding sequence ATGAAAGACATCCAGGCGCAATTACGGAAATTCGCCAGCGAAAGGGAATGGGGCAAGTTCCACTCCCCGAAAAACCTGGCCATGGCGCTGGCGGTGGAGGCCGCCGAAATACTGGAGCATTTCCAGTGGCTCACCGAGGAGGAAAGCGCAAAACTGCCCCCCAACAAGCTGGCCGAGGTGAAAGACGAGATCGGCGACACTTTCATATATCTTGTCAACCTGGCGGACAAGCTGGGGGTGGACGTTAAACAGGCCGCCCGGGAAAAGATCGTAAAAAACGCGATGAAATACCCCGTGGAAAAAGCCCGGGGCAGGGCCGTAAAACATGACAGGCTGGACACGCCGGAAAACGTGATAGACCGGCGTTGA
- a CDS encoding cytochrome b/b6 domain-containing protein produces MKGSITRFTPSERWLHNIVMVTFVLLLLTGLAMLYFNLQGDQGESRKFLVSSHKLISVIFMVIPVLLVALGNRKIWKENFRLVTSWSRKDIEWLMKKPLAAIFKNMELPLDDKFNPGQKTWAYIAISGSALLVGTGIIMWTTGSPILALLVHTLVALMLALALTGHIYMAIGNKATRPSISSIIDGDVSMDWAMRHHPLWAERVMKDRVKRKAVVPYEAPLFDGEATAKVAWNKTGAVAALDFKAPHSAPAEAHHKNRRDLTQATAFRVGGAE; encoded by the coding sequence ATGAAAGGTTCTATAACCAGGTTCACCCCATCGGAGCGGTGGTTGCACAACATTGTGATGGTCACGTTTGTGTTGTTACTGCTTACCGGCCTGGCCATGTTGTATTTCAACCTTCAGGGAGACCAGGGGGAGTCCAGGAAGTTTCTGGTGTCTTCCCATAAGCTGATAAGCGTAATTTTTATGGTTATCCCGGTACTTCTAGTGGCCCTGGGAAATAGAAAAATCTGGAAGGAAAATTTCAGGCTCGTCACCAGCTGGAGCCGCAAGGATATCGAATGGTTGATGAAAAAACCGTTGGCCGCCATTTTTAAGAACATGGAACTGCCGCTGGACGACAAATTCAACCCCGGCCAGAAAACCTGGGCCTACATCGCTATTTCCGGATCGGCGCTCCTGGTGGGAACCGGCATTATCATGTGGACCACCGGCTCTCCGATCCTGGCTCTTCTGGTCCACACGCTGGTGGCGCTCATGCTTGCCTTGGCCCTTACCGGGCACATTTACATGGCCATCGGCAACAAGGCCACCCGGCCCAGCATATCCTCCATCATAGACGGCGACGTGAGCATGGATTGGGCCATGCGTCACCATCCGCTGTGGGCGGAGCGGGTGATGAAGGACAGGGTGAAACGGAAAGCCGTGGTTCCCTACGAGGCGCCGCTTTTCGACGGCGAGGCCACTGCGAAAGTGGCATGGAACAAGACCGGCGCGGTGGCGGCGCTGGATTTTAAGGCGCCCCACTCGGCCCCGGCGGAAGCGCATCATAAAAACCGGAGAGACCTCACCCAGGCCACGGCCTTCCGTGTGGGCGGGGCGGAATAA
- the secA gene encoding preprotein translocase subunit SecA: protein MIGSILNKIFGSRNDRELKRITEKYVGPINALEPGIKALSDGDLRAKTAELKERIANGSPLDDALAEAFAVCREAGWRTLSMRHFDVQLIGGAALHEGKISEMRTGEGKTLVATLPCYLNALSGKGVHLVTVNDYLARRDAEWMGHIYKFLGLSVGVIQHGLTDRERQEAYGADITYGTNNEFGFDYLRDNMKFSLADCVQRELNFAIVDEVDSILIDEARTPLIISGPGEESTDKYYVINRIIPSLLKKDVCYTIDEKARAVMLTEEGVAMAEKALSIENLYDPENVDILHHVQQGLRAHTLYKLDVDYVVKDGKVMIVDEFTGRLMPGRRWSDGLHQAVEAKEGVTIENENQTLATITFQNFFRLYNKLGGMTGTADTEAAEFASTYNLEVLIIPTNRDMVRKDQADQIYRTETEKFGAIINEIGALNETGQPILVGTISIENSEKISGMLTRKGVKHHVLNAKHHEKEAEIVAQAGRLGAVTIATNMAGRGTDIILGGNPEMMLKTRGVTEEDEGYKQALDELKAVCAEEHKQVVGAGGLHIIGTERHESRRIDNQLRGRSGRQGDPGSSRFYLSLEDDLMRIFGGDKLKSMMTRLGMEEGEPIEHGLVTKSIENAQRKVEAHNFDIRKHLLEYDDVMNKQREVIYEQRRSLLAGESLGEMVEDMALQVLDDDMARYTPEAQNPEEWDYKGLKDALLRHFGLDIKVDDDSNMTVGSDRFEFATVTHAPLKERLEKEVRGLVQAKGARVGEKPWGEIIKYITLNIVDNNWREHLLNMDHLKEGINLRGYAQKNPLNEYKREGSQIFMEMIDRIREDSVTALCHVEVRSEQAQQEEARLEHKLAERQERRRVIESHGAPPPSEQSHEPAHRDPKKVGRNDPCPCGSGKKYKKCHGAKD, encoded by the coding sequence ATGATCGGCTCCATTTTAAATAAAATCTTCGGCTCCCGGAACGACAGGGAGCTTAAGCGCATAACCGAGAAATATGTTGGCCCTATTAACGCCCTGGAACCGGGCATCAAGGCCCTGTCCGATGGCGACCTGCGCGCCAAGACGGCGGAGCTAAAAGAGCGGATAGCCAACGGCTCCCCCCTGGACGACGCGCTGGCGGAAGCCTTCGCCGTGTGCCGGGAGGCCGGCTGGCGGACGCTTTCCATGCGTCATTTCGACGTCCAGCTCATCGGCGGCGCGGCCCTGCACGAGGGGAAAATATCGGAGATGCGCACCGGTGAAGGTAAAACCCTGGTGGCCACCCTGCCTTGCTACTTGAACGCCCTTTCGGGCAAGGGTGTGCATCTTGTGACGGTGAACGACTACCTGGCCCGCCGCGACGCGGAATGGATGGGGCACATATATAAATTCCTGGGCCTTTCGGTGGGCGTTATCCAGCACGGCCTTACAGACAGGGAGCGGCAGGAAGCCTACGGGGCCGACATCACCTACGGCACCAACAACGAGTTCGGGTTCGACTACCTGCGGGACAACATGAAATTCTCACTGGCCGACTGCGTCCAGCGGGAGCTCAACTTCGCCATTGTGGACGAGGTGGACAGCATATTGATAGACGAGGCCCGCACGCCTTTGATCATCTCCGGGCCGGGGGAGGAGTCCACCGATAAATATTACGTGATAAACCGCATCATCCCCTCCCTGTTAAAGAAAGACGTCTGTTACACCATAGACGAAAAGGCCCGCGCCGTGATGCTTACCGAAGAGGGCGTGGCCATGGCGGAGAAGGCGTTATCCATAGAAAACCTTTACGACCCGGAGAACGTGGACATACTCCACCATGTCCAGCAGGGTTTGCGCGCCCATACCCTTTACAAGCTGGACGTGGATTACGTGGTGAAAGACGGCAAGGTGATGATAGTGGACGAGTTCACCGGCCGCCTCATGCCCGGCAGGCGGTGGAGCGACGGCCTTCACCAGGCTGTGGAGGCCAAGGAGGGGGTTACCATCGAGAACGAGAACCAGACGCTGGCCACCATAACATTCCAGAACTTCTTCCGCCTTTATAACAAGCTGGGCGGCATGACCGGCACCGCCGACACCGAGGCGGCGGAGTTCGCCTCCACCTACAACCTGGAAGTGCTCATCATACCCACCAACCGGGACATGGTAAGGAAAGACCAGGCGGACCAGATATACCGCACCGAAACCGAGAAGTTCGGCGCCATCATAAACGAGATAGGCGCCCTGAACGAAACCGGCCAGCCCATACTGGTGGGCACCATATCCATAGAGAACTCCGAGAAAATCTCCGGCATGCTCACCCGCAAGGGGGTGAAACACCATGTGCTGAACGCCAAACATCACGAAAAAGAGGCCGAGATAGTGGCCCAGGCCGGCAGGCTTGGCGCAGTGACCATCGCCACCAACATGGCGGGCCGTGGAACGGACATCATATTGGGCGGCAACCCGGAGATGATGCTGAAAACCCGCGGTGTAACCGAAGAGGATGAAGGTTACAAACAGGCGCTGGATGAACTGAAAGCAGTCTGCGCCGAAGAGCATAAACAGGTGGTGGGCGCCGGAGGCCTGCATATCATCGGCACCGAGCGGCACGAGTCCCGCCGGATAGACAACCAGCTACGCGGCCGCTCCGGCCGCCAGGGGGACCCGGGCTCCTCGCGGTTCTACCTGTCGCTGGAGGATGACCTGATGCGCATATTCGGCGGCGACAAGCTGAAAAGCATGATGACGCGGCTGGGTATGGAAGAGGGGGAGCCTATAGAGCACGGGCTGGTGACAAAATCTATAGAGAACGCCCAGCGGAAGGTGGAAGCCCATAACTTCGACATAAGGAAGCATCTGCTTGAATACGACGATGTGATGAACAAGCAGAGAGAGGTGATATACGAGCAGAGGCGCTCGTTGCTGGCCGGGGAGAGCCTGGGCGAAATGGTGGAAGACATGGCCCTGCAAGTGCTGGACGACGACATGGCCCGGTACACCCCCGAAGCCCAGAATCCTGAGGAGTGGGATTATAAAGGGTTAAAAGACGCCCTGCTTCGCCATTTCGGGCTGGATATAAAAGTTGATGACGATAGCAACATGACCGTGGGCTCCGACAGGTTCGAGTTTGCCACGGTTACCCATGCGCCGCTGAAAGAGCGGCTTGAAAAAGAGGTTCGCGGGCTGGTGCAGGCCAAAGGCGCCAGGGTGGGCGAAAAACCCTGGGGCGAGATAATAAAGTACATAACGCTCAACATTGTGGACAACAACTGGCGTGAGCACCTGCTGAACATGGACCATCTCAAGGAGGGCATAAACCTTCGCGGTTACGCCCAGAAAAACCCGCTGAACGAGTATAAGCGGGAGGGTAGCCAGATATTCATGGAGATGATAGACCGCATCCGGGAAGACTCGGTTACGGCCCTTTGCCACGTGGAGGTCCGCTCCGAACAGGCCCAGCAGGAAGAGGCCCGGCTGGAGCATAAGCTGGCGGAGCGGCAGGAGCGCCGGAGGGTAATTGAAAGCCATGGAGCGCCGCCGCCATCGGAACAAAGCCACGAGCCAGCCCACCGGGATCCGAAAAAAGTTGGGCGCAACGACCCGTGCCCGTGCGGTAGCGGAAAGAAGTACAAGAAATGCCACGGGGCTAAAGATTGA